In a genomic window of Rhodoligotrophos appendicifer:
- a CDS encoding GNAT family N-acetyltransferase: MPEIGFRRATSADLPAIVALLADDALGQSREDPSLPLRESYMTAFAAIDADPNQLLAVATHEGDVVGTVQLSFLPGLSRMGAWRGQIEGVRIAERLRGTGAGRQMLQWAIKECRARGCVLVQLTTDKARPDAHRFYEQLGFTASHLGYKMPI, encoded by the coding sequence ATGCCAGAGATCGGATTTCGGCGGGCCACCTCAGCGGACTTGCCGGCCATCGTGGCCCTTCTCGCCGATGACGCGCTGGGCCAGTCGCGAGAGGATCCAAGCCTGCCACTGCGGGAGAGCTATATGACGGCCTTCGCCGCCATCGACGCCGACCCCAACCAGTTGCTCGCGGTCGCGACCCATGAGGGAGACGTGGTCGGCACAGTGCAGCTGAGCTTCCTCCCGGGGCTGTCCCGGATGGGGGCCTGGCGCGGTCAGATCGAAGGGGTGCGGATCGCGGAACGCCTGCGCGGTACGGGGGCCGGGCGGCAGATGCTGCAATGGGCCATCAAGGAATGCCGCGCGCGAGGATGCGTGCTGGTGCAGCTCACCACCGACAAGGCACGCCCCGACGCACATCGGTTCTACGAGCAGCTCGGGTTCACCGCCA
- a CDS encoding 5-formyltetrahydrofolate cyclo-ligase, with product MVIDAGNWDAVRAWRKAERERLVAQRLAILAEDRQALAARIIAGLDRAAEADAGTVVSVYIPFRGEFDLRPWMSSLVDRGVTVALPVVAEKNKPMEFREWTPETKLERGVLGIPIPSGSRLVTPDVTIAPFLAFDREGYRLGYGGGYFDRTLASLKEAPLAIGVGLSSFQIDTIYPQPHDIRMDRIVTEEGLLGIR from the coding sequence ATGGTCATCGATGCAGGAAACTGGGACGCCGTCCGGGCCTGGCGCAAGGCCGAGCGCGAAAGGCTGGTGGCACAGAGACTGGCCATCCTCGCAGAGGACCGCCAGGCGCTGGCAGCGAGGATCATCGCCGGTCTCGACCGCGCGGCAGAGGCCGATGCCGGAACGGTGGTGAGCGTCTATATTCCGTTTCGCGGGGAATTCGACCTGCGACCGTGGATGTCCAGCCTGGTGGACCGGGGAGTCACCGTCGCCCTGCCCGTCGTCGCGGAGAAAAACAAGCCGATGGAATTCCGGGAATGGACGCCGGAGACGAAGCTCGAGCGGGGAGTCCTGGGAATTCCCATCCCGAGCGGAAGCCGGCTGGTGACACCCGACGTCACCATCGCGCCCTTCCTCGCCTTCGACCGGGAGGGCTATCGGCTGGGCTATGGGGGCGGCTATTTCGACCGGACGCTGGCAAGCCTGAAAGAGGCGCCGCTGGCCATCGGGGTGGGCTTAAGCTCATTCCAGATCGATACGATCTATCCGCAACCGCATGATATTCGGATGGATCGGATCGTGACAGAAGAGGGGCTTCTGGGGATCAGGTGA
- a CDS encoding efflux RND transporter periplasmic adaptor subunit: protein MLTRLEQRRFPASRAALVLACVAAMSCMATAVSAQTPGQIVPVDAARVEMRQVTEALSAVGELTANESVVIRPEIDGRIAEIHFEEGQRVGVGSLLFTLDDALYRAQVAEAEANLALSRQNDDRAEQLFKSRAGTERSRDESLAQLRIAEARLQIAQKNLGDTRILAPFDGILGLRSVSVGAYVTKGIDLVDLIQTDPLKVSFQLPERFLAHLSVGQGVEVTVDALPGEKFGGRVTVISPSITIAGRSLSLRAEISNPQDRLKPGLFARVNLTVAQREQAMLIPETALMPRGSEQFVYRVVDGKAQETAIRIGVRRAGAVEVVGGLNREDVVITGGQQKLRNGSAVKVVGGSAASPPVTTGGTQGTTGSPTAAAKS from the coding sequence TTGTTGACCCGATTGGAGCAGAGGCGCTTCCCCGCGTCGCGTGCGGCGCTGGTGCTCGCCTGTGTCGCGGCGATGTCTTGTATGGCAACCGCCGTCTCGGCCCAGACGCCGGGGCAAATTGTTCCCGTGGACGCGGCGCGCGTCGAGATGCGGCAGGTCACAGAGGCTCTCTCCGCGGTGGGCGAGCTGACGGCGAACGAGTCGGTCGTGATCCGACCGGAAATTGACGGCCGAATCGCTGAGATCCACTTCGAGGAGGGGCAGAGGGTCGGCGTTGGCTCGCTGCTGTTTACCCTTGATGATGCCCTGTATCGGGCGCAGGTCGCGGAGGCGGAAGCCAACCTCGCCTTGTCGAGGCAGAATGATGATCGCGCCGAGCAGCTGTTCAAGTCCCGAGCCGGCACGGAACGCTCCCGCGATGAGTCGCTGGCTCAGCTGCGCATCGCCGAGGCCCGCCTGCAGATCGCTCAAAAAAACCTGGGCGATACGAGGATTTTGGCACCTTTCGACGGCATCCTTGGTCTGCGCAGCGTCTCGGTCGGCGCCTATGTGACCAAGGGGATCGATCTGGTGGATCTGATTCAGACGGATCCCCTGAAGGTCTCCTTCCAACTGCCGGAGCGATTTCTCGCCCATCTGAGTGTGGGGCAGGGGGTGGAAGTGACGGTTGACGCTTTGCCCGGCGAGAAATTCGGTGGCCGCGTCACGGTGATCTCGCCCAGCATTACCATTGCCGGCCGGTCCTTGAGTCTGCGTGCCGAGATCAGCAATCCCCAGGACCGTCTCAAGCCCGGCCTTTTCGCCCGTGTGAACCTCACGGTGGCGCAGCGCGAGCAGGCTATGCTTATTCCCGAGACGGCCCTCATGCCCCGGGGCTCCGAACAGTTCGTCTACCGCGTTGTCGATGGCAAGGCCCAGGAAACGGCGATCAGGATCGGAGTGCGCAGGGCGGGGGCCGTTGAAGTCGTGGGTGGCCTGAACCGGGAAGACGTTGTGATCACCGGCGGCCAGCAGAAGCTCCGCAACGGCAGCGCGGTGAAGGTCGTCGGCGGCTCCGCGGCCAGCCCGCCGGTCACCACCGGCGGCACCCAGGGCACCACTGGCTCCCCCACCGCGGCGGCCAAGTCATGA